A genomic stretch from Verrucomicrobiota bacterium includes:
- a CDS encoding NAD(+)/NADH kinase, producing MAAKRIGIDANSHKPEAEKALRDLLGLLSERGVEAFLSPDAAKILGRESSFASLQSMGCEIDLLLVLGGDGTILEAVRSIGQPVCPCPILGLNVGHLGFLTYATTQDLEGVIDEILEGHYQVTDRMALNVEVFVGEQQKRSYHVLNEVTIKSDNIARMVRLKTSVDDSLMSVYNADGLIVATPTGSTAYSMSATGPVVHPGAHSLVLSPICPHTLTNRSVVVAAESRVTVEPMMANPAYPIQAVVTIDGQISEVVPKGGRIEISRSKHSVPLVFPTDYSFFETLRIKLAWHGGHV from the coding sequence ATGGCTGCGAAACGCATAGGCATCGACGCGAATTCCCACAAGCCGGAAGCCGAAAAGGCTTTGCGCGATCTCTTGGGGCTGCTGAGCGAGCGGGGAGTGGAGGCCTTTTTGAGCCCGGACGCCGCCAAGATCCTCGGGCGCGAGAGCTCCTTTGCCTCCCTCCAGTCGATGGGCTGCGAGATCGATCTCCTTCTTGTCCTAGGCGGGGATGGGACCATCCTCGAGGCGGTCCGATCAATCGGGCAACCCGTCTGTCCCTGCCCCATTCTGGGCCTCAACGTGGGTCACCTCGGCTTTTTGACCTATGCCACGACGCAAGATCTGGAAGGCGTGATCGACGAGATTTTGGAGGGCCACTACCAAGTCACCGACCGCATGGCGCTCAATGTGGAAGTGTTTGTCGGTGAACAACAAAAGAGGTCTTATCACGTTTTGAATGAAGTCACGATCAAATCGGATAACATCGCTCGCATGGTGCGGCTGAAGACCTCGGTGGATGACAGTCTCATGAGCGTTTACAATGCCGACGGGCTCATTGTAGCCACTCCGACTGGGTCGACCGCCTACTCCATGTCAGCCACGGGCCCGGTAGTGCATCCGGGGGCGCATTCCCTCGTGCTATCGCCAATCTGTCCGCACACCTTGACCAACCGATCGGTGGTGGTGGCGGCGGAGAGCCGGGTCACGGTGGAACCCATGATGGCCAACCCTGCTTACCCCATCCAGGCCGTGGTGACCATCGATGGACAAATCTCCGAGGTGGTCCCGAAAGGGGGGAGAATTGAGATTTCTCGTTCGAAGCACTCCGTCCCCCTGGTTTTTCCGACGGACTACAGCTTTTTCGAGACCTTGCGGATCAAGCTCGCCTGGCATGGAGGGCATGTCTAA
- a CDS encoding TlyA family RNA methyltransferase, giving the protein MAQRIRLDQLLVEQGEAESREKAKRLILAGAVKVAGHVCDKPSRTFAPEVEIELRERPKYVGRGGFKLEGALRGFGIDPTGRVCLDIGASTGGFTDCLLQHGAERVHAIDVGTNQLVWKLRNDPRVHEQERFNARQLDESHLGERVSLIVVDVSFISLTKILPAAFGVLEPEGEVIALVKPQFELRREEIGKGGVVRDANLHHKAVAKIRRFVEEEQGKRWSRVIESPIKGTDGNREFLAWLRNA; this is encoded by the coding sequence ATGGCACAGCGGATTCGCCTCGATCAGCTTCTGGTGGAGCAGGGGGAAGCGGAGTCGAGGGAAAAGGCCAAGCGCCTGATCCTGGCCGGAGCGGTCAAGGTGGCCGGGCACGTTTGCGACAAGCCCAGCCGGACCTTCGCCCCGGAAGTGGAGATCGAGCTGCGAGAGCGGCCCAAGTATGTCGGTCGAGGCGGCTTCAAGCTGGAAGGCGCGCTCCGGGGATTTGGGATTGATCCAACGGGACGGGTTTGTCTCGACATCGGAGCTTCCACCGGGGGCTTCACCGATTGCTTGCTGCAACACGGGGCGGAGCGGGTGCATGCCATTGACGTCGGGACGAACCAGCTGGTGTGGAAACTGCGAAACGATCCCCGTGTCCACGAGCAGGAACGATTCAATGCCCGCCAGCTGGACGAGTCCCACCTGGGGGAACGGGTGAGTTTGATCGTGGTGGACGTTTCTTTCATCTCGCTGACTAAGATTCTCCCGGCGGCCTTTGGCGTCTTGGAGCCGGAAGGGGAGGTCATCGCTTTGGTGAAGCCACAGTTTGAGCTGCGGCGGGAGGAAATCGGAAAAGGGGGGGTGGTGCGTGATGCCAACTTGCACCACAAAGCGGTTGCCAAAATCCGCCGTTTCGTGGAGGAGGAACAAGGAAAACGCTGGTCTCGCGTGATAGAATCGCCTATCAAAGGAACGGACGGAAACCGCGAATTTCTGGCATGGCTGCGAAACGCATAG